A genome region from Proteus vulgaris includes the following:
- the cas6f gene encoding type I-F CRISPR-associated endoribonuclease Cas6/Csy4 — MKFYQELTLLPDAEIDLAFLWTKIYQQIHLALVENKQENNQSLIAIGFPEYGSPGFFLGRKLRLFSPEEKLLETLDIIRWLTRLSDYVHIKSIQPVPEYTTSVCYLREHIKGKVRVEKEMYKKAVLWAKKTGATIESCLSELEKTRPKHSQLPFIWMESQRTKQRNGETQKFPLFIKQIFISSPQQQHFNCYGLSLSQSKQELLSTVPCF, encoded by the coding sequence ATGAAGTTTTATCAAGAACTGACCTTATTGCCTGATGCAGAGATAGATCTTGCTTTTTTATGGACGAAAATTTATCAGCAGATCCATTTAGCATTGGTTGAAAATAAACAGGAAAATAATCAAAGCTTAATTGCCATTGGTTTTCCTGAATATGGAAGCCCTGGTTTTTTCTTAGGACGAAAATTACGTTTATTTTCGCCTGAAGAAAAGCTTTTAGAAACGTTAGATATCATTCGTTGGTTAACTCGCTTATCAGATTATGTGCATATTAAGTCTATCCAACCAGTACCTGAATATACCACGTCAGTTTGTTATCTTCGTGAGCATATAAAAGGTAAGGTGCGTGTAGAAAAAGAGATGTATAAGAAAGCTGTATTATGGGCTAAAAAAACCGGTGCAACTATCGAATCATGTTTATCTGAATTAGAAAAAACACGACCTAAGCATAGTCAATTACCTTTTATTTGGATGGAGAGTCAGCGGACTAAACAACGAAATGGAGAGACACAAAAATTTCCTTTGTTTATAAAGCAGATTTTTATAAGTTCGCCACAACAACAGCATTTTAATTGTTATGGATTAAGTTTATCTCAATCTAAGCAAGAATTATTGTCAACAGTACCTTGTTTTTGA
- the csy3 gene encoding type I-F CRISPR-associated protein Csy3, producing the protein MAKKNDTVSVLAFEKKLVPSDGYFYGTCWDNKNEFTPLKLQEKSVRGTISNRLKQAIKNDPVKLNAEVEKANLQTVDACALGINQDTLKHQFTLKVLGGVETPSACNNPIFKESYSKAVTDYIERTGFTELAYRYAYNIACARFLWRNRVGAENIEVVVKCLNKGMEQTWIFKALELNIRNFDKKNDEVAKLGQLIANALSGKSPALLLEITTYSQLGKAQEVYPSEELVLDKGKGKKSKILYHVNGLAAMHSQKIGNALRSIDTWYPAYHENGLPIAIEPYGAVTNLGTAFRTPKDKQDFYTHFDKWARGETLENETDEHYVMAILVRGGVFGESDK; encoded by the coding sequence ATGGCTAAAAAAAATGATACTGTATCCGTTTTGGCATTTGAAAAAAAACTCGTTCCTTCTGATGGTTATTTTTATGGCACTTGTTGGGATAATAAAAATGAATTTACACCTCTTAAATTACAAGAAAAATCAGTTAGAGGGACTATTTCAAACCGATTAAAACAGGCTATAAAAAATGACCCAGTAAAATTAAACGCAGAAGTTGAAAAAGCAAATTTACAAACAGTGGATGCATGTGCTTTAGGTATTAATCAAGACACGTTAAAACATCAATTTACTTTAAAAGTATTGGGGGGCGTTGAAACACCATCAGCGTGTAATAATCCTATTTTTAAAGAGAGTTATTCAAAAGCCGTTACAGATTATATTGAGCGTACAGGTTTTACCGAATTAGCTTATCGCTATGCTTATAATATTGCATGCGCTCGTTTTTTATGGCGTAACCGTGTCGGTGCTGAAAATATTGAAGTTGTTGTTAAGTGCTTGAATAAAGGTATGGAACAAACCTGGATATTTAAAGCATTAGAATTAAATATTCGTAACTTTGATAAGAAAAATGATGAAGTGGCAAAGTTAGGACAGTTAATTGCTAATGCATTGAGTGGAAAAAGTCCGGCACTTTTATTAGAAATCACGACTTATTCGCAATTAGGGAAAGCTCAAGAAGTTTATCCAAGTGAAGAATTAGTGCTTGATAAAGGGAAAGGTAAGAAAAGTAAAATTCTTTATCACGTTAATGGATTGGCCGCCATGCATTCTCAAAAAATCGGTAACGCGCTGCGCTCTATTGATACATGGTATCCCGCATACCATGAGAATGGCTTACCGATTGCAATTGAACCCTATGGAGCCGTAACTAATTTAGGGACAGCCTTTAGAACACCTAAAGACAAGCAAGATTTTTATACTCATTTTGATAAATGGGCTAGAGGTGAAACGCTTGAAAATGAAACGGATGAACACTATGTGATGGCTATTTTAGTTCGTGGTGGTGTGTTTGGTGAAAGTGATAAATGA
- the csy2 gene encoding type I-F CRISPR-associated protein Csy2 gives MNRLLLIPHIKIHNANALSSPFTIGFPAITAWLGFAHALQRKLNQQGFNSLNFYATGIVSHQCDLQTFKGPGDFVNSIVGTANPLDKEGKRTAFIEEARCHLEVSLVIAYHSEDEKELRRFEQDAFIKTLSSLLLTMKIAGGDILKVEEPETFVLSQDDPNEEHQILRRLMPGYGLLERRDLMKSAMDEGKDALDALLDFLLVSHQCEKQENGGIEWKTQRKTSGWIVPIATGFHGISALAKAKNQRDLDVPHRFAESVVTLGEFVMAHRLNSIWDMLWAYSYDPEKNLYLCQQDNEYSI, from the coding sequence ATGAATCGCTTATTATTAATTCCACATATAAAAATTCATAATGCAAATGCATTATCGAGTCCTTTTACTATTGGTTTCCCTGCCATAACGGCTTGGTTAGGTTTCGCACATGCTTTACAACGAAAACTTAATCAGCAAGGATTTAACTCACTGAATTTTTATGCAACCGGTATTGTTAGTCATCAATGTGATTTGCAAACCTTTAAAGGCCCAGGCGATTTTGTTAACTCGATTGTTGGCACTGCTAATCCATTAGATAAAGAGGGTAAACGAACCGCTTTTATAGAAGAAGCACGTTGCCATTTAGAGGTTTCTTTAGTCATTGCTTATCATTCAGAAGATGAAAAAGAATTACGTCGCTTTGAACAAGACGCTTTTATAAAAACATTATCATCGCTCTTGCTAACCATGAAAATTGCAGGAGGCGATATATTAAAAGTTGAAGAGCCTGAAACATTTGTATTGAGTCAAGATGACCCCAATGAAGAGCATCAAATTTTGCGTCGTTTAATGCCAGGTTATGGATTACTTGAACGTAGAGATTTAATGAAATCAGCCATGGATGAAGGCAAAGATGCTCTTGATGCTTTACTGGATTTTTTGCTGGTTAGCCATCAGTGTGAAAAACAGGAAAATGGAGGTATTGAATGGAAAACACAGCGTAAAACATCAGGTTGGATTGTACCTATTGCCACGGGATTCCATGGTATTTCAGCATTAGCTAAAGCCAAAAATCAACGAGATCTCGACGTGCCTCATCGCTTTGCTGAGAGCGTTGTGACATTAGGTGAGTTTGTGATGGCTCATCGTCTTAATTCTATTTGGGATATGCTTTGGGCATATTCCTATGATCCTGAAAAAAATCTTTATTTATGTCAACAAGATAATGAATATTCTATTTAA
- the csy1 gene encoding type I-F CRISPR-associated protein Csy1, translating to MIDPAIDAFFSERKENWLKDKKKANMSEEDIAIVELECEARFALETWLPDAAKRAGQISISTHPCTFSHSSARKNKNGYASSIIAEAEQRNDGLLRTGNVDVEADALGNAAALDVYKFLTLTMNDGQTLLDHVKADTSLAKSLLNIKTENYDNLKMGFLQMITPNNEVITSSKIKQVYFPIKDNYHLLSLLTHSGHLFELRKRIDNIRFSEEAKRIRELKRKNEFSEQGFKEIYDITTIGFGGTQPQNISVKCSQNAGKAHLLISLPPQLEKRNLRLPRQDFFFDTLNPWVLKDLFNQISSFFNNKQNNYKLREKFEWYVEQYIDHIIFMMWKVRDEFSKNNEVRPQELPEYQKIWLFPENKKIRNEENAWLLKLINAIAQKFIYDYQKVANKEAITLGDGELERIIAIIRQNKDELK from the coding sequence ATGATTGATCCTGCAATAGATGCTTTCTTTTCTGAACGAAAAGAAAATTGGTTGAAAGATAAGAAAAAGGCCAATATGAGCGAAGAGGATATCGCTATAGTTGAATTGGAGTGCGAAGCACGTTTTGCTTTAGAAACGTGGTTACCCGATGCAGCTAAGCGCGCTGGACAAATATCAATATCGACCCACCCTTGTACTTTTAGTCACTCTAGTGCCCGTAAAAATAAAAATGGTTATGCGAGTTCAATTATCGCGGAAGCAGAACAAAGAAACGATGGCTTATTACGAACAGGGAATGTAGATGTTGAAGCAGATGCATTAGGAAATGCAGCTGCGTTAGATGTTTATAAGTTTTTAACGTTAACTATGAATGATGGTCAAACATTGCTTGATCATGTTAAGGCCGATACTTCGCTCGCAAAATCATTATTAAATATTAAAACAGAAAATTATGATAATTTAAAGATGGGCTTTTTACAGATGATCACGCCTAATAATGAAGTGATCACGAGTTCTAAAATAAAACAAGTTTATTTTCCTATTAAAGACAATTATCACTTATTATCGTTACTAACACATTCTGGTCACCTTTTTGAATTACGTAAACGAATCGATAATATTCGTTTTTCTGAAGAGGCTAAGCGAATAAGAGAGTTAAAACGAAAAAACGAATTTAGCGAACAAGGTTTTAAAGAAATTTACGATATTACCACGATAGGATTTGGGGGAACCCAACCTCAAAATATTTCAGTCAAATGTAGCCAAAATGCCGGAAAAGCGCATCTGTTAATTTCATTACCACCACAGTTAGAAAAGCGTAATCTGCGATTACCTCGTCAGGATTTCTTTTTTGATACATTAAATCCGTGGGTATTAAAAGATCTATTTAATCAAATATCTTCATTTTTTAATAATAAACAAAATAATTATAAATTACGTGAGAAATTTGAATGGTATGTCGAGCAATATATTGATCATATTATTTTTATGATGTGGAAAGTAAGAGATGAATTTTCTAAAAATAATGAGGTAAGACCGCAAGAACTACCAGAATATCAAAAGATATGGTTATTCCCTGAAAATAAAAAAATACGTAATGAAGAAAATGCGTGGCTATTAAAACTCATTAATGCTATTGCGCAGAAGTTTATTTATGACTACCAAAAGGTTGCAAATAAAGAGGCGATAACACTCGGTGATGGCGAATTAGAGCGCATTATCGCTATTATTCGTCAAAATAAGGATGAACTAAAATGA
- the cas3f gene encoding type I-F CRISPR-associated helicase Cas3f — translation MMVIFVSQCEKNALKKTRRVLDAFANRIGNNTWQTLITEDGLNTVYKMLRQTASRSTAVSCHWVRSRSHSQLKWIVGNKKKFNNNGYVPVNATEKDLLGSHYENNWKYLPLISAFAGLAGLLHDWGKASLLFQRKIDPTNKEKNKGDPLRHEWISVLLLRAVIKSTSKTESDKNWLDVFINKNLDTDIIIQHLSNDNKNSITDLPDMASLLIWLILSHHRLPFLKEKHKRDKNKNSENTSLADLLSRMSADWGYENNYDDNEYQKKKKQCFQFPQGLLLDSTLWLDKLSIAANHLYQNLPLFNQAIQDGSWRVIAHYARLCLMLGDHNYSSQDRDPNWHSDCKLYANTGYSHGIKVYKQKLDEHLINVAQIAQNIAQLLPYFETEPPIALDINTLDPIKGTPKKFIWQDNAVKKITDYREQTEDAVKGFFIVNMASTGYGKTLANAKIMRALSEDKESLRYILALGLRTLTLQTGDEYRNRIGLESNQLAVLIGSSAILRLHDDSEQDKHSQQLAEENISFEEDLGSESQGSLQDEFDNIDWDDNAWVDILPEELLSTVLTKPKERALLYAPILACTIDHIISATEVIRGGRYLLPTLRLMSSDLVIDEVDDFLGEDAIAISRLIHLAGMMGRKVMISSATITPDTALALYGAYQEGWHLYAISRNEKEQIGCVWVDEFKTKIETLSYDNKKSAISYLAHHNDFIGKRASKLVGIPAKSKGFIFPISRSENIEDIEGYYFQHIQQAIIQLHHQHHFIDDKSGKNISFGVVRVANINPCIELTLYLLEAEWDDKVDVRIMPYHSQQVLLLRHAQEKHLDEVLKRKEKEGELPDFLNNEIIRKHIDNTQRKHLIFILVATPVEEVGRDHDFDWAVIEPSSYRSIIQLSGRVRRHREGEVEQPNVSLLQFNWKGFEGKSKYAFEKPGYEYKGCQLKTHDLALLVNEAQLNKGINAIPRIQKSAKPTPNSSLIDLEHKAIHHTLGCDYLLSSTPTAIASTGLEMLRNRRNAVAKPVAGCEQVWGYTSDYWWLTALPQQINKFRRSKPTIRLSLLLADENKDPVFKQFDSESGWVAVDKLCRIRRYNLSESEIERLWLVRDYIDLLKEYQKPYEEMIKTSQILGEISYTQWNEEISAEYHYNDQMGLCRLTYKFNKDTK, via the coding sequence ATGATGGTGATATTTGTTTCTCAATGTGAAAAAAATGCCCTTAAAAAAACACGTAGAGTACTTGATGCGTTTGCTAATCGAATTGGTAATAACACATGGCAAACCTTAATTACCGAAGATGGATTAAATACGGTTTATAAAATGTTGCGTCAAACAGCAAGTAGAAGTACTGCTGTAAGTTGCCATTGGGTTCGTTCTCGCTCTCATTCTCAATTAAAATGGATTGTGGGTAATAAAAAGAAATTTAATAATAATGGTTATGTCCCAGTTAATGCGACAGAAAAGGATTTACTCGGCAGTCATTATGAAAATAACTGGAAATATTTACCTTTAATTTCAGCTTTTGCAGGGCTTGCTGGGTTATTACATGATTGGGGAAAAGCATCTTTATTATTTCAACGTAAAATAGACCCCACAAATAAAGAAAAAAACAAGGGAGATCCTCTTCGTCATGAATGGATCTCAGTTCTATTACTTAGAGCGGTTATTAAAAGTACTTCTAAAACAGAAAGTGATAAAAATTGGCTTGACGTTTTTATTAATAAAAATCTTGATACAGATATCATAATTCAGCATCTTTCTAATGATAATAAAAATAGTATTACTGATTTGCCCGACATGGCTTCTTTGCTTATTTGGTTAATATTAAGTCATCACCGATTACCTTTTTTAAAAGAAAAACACAAAAGAGATAAAAATAAAAATAGTGAAAATACATCATTAGCAGATTTACTTTCTAGAATGAGTGCCGATTGGGGATATGAAAATAATTATGATGACAATGAATATCAGAAAAAGAAAAAACAATGTTTTCAATTTCCGCAGGGTTTATTATTAGATTCGACGCTTTGGCTAGATAAATTATCTATTGCTGCAAACCATCTTTATCAAAATCTTCCTCTTTTTAATCAAGCGATACAAGACGGTAGTTGGCGCGTTATTGCGCATTATGCACGATTATGTTTAATGTTAGGTGATCATAACTATTCGTCTCAAGATAGAGATCCTAACTGGCATAGCGACTGTAAACTTTATGCTAACACAGGATATTCTCACGGTATAAAAGTCTATAAACAAAAATTAGATGAACATCTAATTAACGTTGCTCAAATCGCACAAAATATTGCGCAACTATTACCTTATTTTGAAACAGAGCCACCGATTGCACTTGATATTAATACGTTAGATCCAATAAAAGGCACACCTAAAAAATTTATTTGGCAAGATAATGCCGTAAAAAAAATAACGGATTATCGAGAACAAACAGAAGATGCTGTGAAAGGCTTTTTTATTGTTAATATGGCAAGCACGGGGTATGGAAAAACGTTAGCCAATGCCAAAATAATGCGGGCATTATCTGAAGATAAAGAAAGCCTACGGTATATTTTAGCATTAGGCTTAAGAACATTAACGTTACAAACGGGAGATGAATATCGAAATAGAATAGGTTTAGAATCAAATCAACTTGCTGTATTAATTGGTTCTTCGGCTATTTTACGACTGCATGACGATAGTGAACAAGATAAACACAGTCAACAGCTCGCAGAAGAGAATATTTCTTTTGAAGAAGACTTAGGTTCTGAATCACAAGGATCACTGCAAGATGAATTTGATAATATTGATTGGGATGACAATGCTTGGGTTGATATTTTACCTGAAGAATTACTCTCAACAGTATTAACAAAACCAAAAGAACGCGCCTTACTTTATGCCCCTATTCTTGCTTGTACTATCGATCATATTATTTCTGCAACAGAAGTGATACGAGGTGGTCGTTATTTATTACCGACATTGAGATTAATGTCATCTGATTTGGTGATTGATGAAGTTGACGATTTTTTGGGTGAAGATGCTATCGCTATTAGTCGTTTGATTCATTTAGCAGGAATGATGGGGCGAAAGGTCATGATATCATCTGCGACAATTACACCAGATACAGCCTTAGCGCTTTATGGTGCTTATCAAGAAGGATGGCATTTATACGCGATTAGCCGAAATGAAAAAGAACAAATAGGATGTGTTTGGGTTGATGAATTTAAAACTAAAATAGAAACCTTAAGCTATGATAATAAAAAATCAGCAATAAGTTATTTAGCACATCACAATGATTTTATTGGAAAAAGAGCAAGTAAGTTAGTGGGGATCCCTGCTAAATCGAAGGGTTTTATTTTTCCTATTTCTCGTTCAGAGAATATTGAAGATATAGAAGGATATTATTTCCAACATATTCAACAGGCTATTATCCAATTGCATCATCAACACCATTTTATCGATGATAAAAGTGGTAAGAACATTTCTTTCGGTGTCGTGAGAGTCGCGAATATCAATCCATGCATTGAATTAACCCTTTATTTATTAGAAGCAGAGTGGGATGACAAGGTTGATGTTCGTATTATGCCTTACCATAGCCAACAAGTTTTATTGTTAAGACATGCTCAAGAAAAACATTTAGATGAAGTGCTTAAACGTAAAGAAAAAGAGGGGGAATTACCTGATTTTTTAAATAACGAGATCATTCGAAAGCATATCGATAACACTCAACGAAAACACTTAATTTTTATTCTAGTGGCAACGCCTGTTGAAGAGGTTGGACGAGATCATGATTTTGATTGGGCGGTTATCGAGCCTTCATCTTATCGTTCAATTATTCAATTATCAGGGCGTGTTCGTCGTCATCGTGAAGGTGAAGTTGAACAACCTAATGTTTCACTTCTACAGTTTAATTGGAAAGGGTTCGAAGGAAAAAGCAAATATGCTTTTGAGAAACCCGGTTATGAATATAAAGGGTGCCAATTAAAAACACATGATTTGGCATTATTAGTCAATGAAGCGCAGTTAAATAAAGGTATTAATGCGATACCCCGAATTCAAAAATCAGCAAAACCAACACCTAACTCTAGCCTTATCGACCTTGAACATAAGGCTATCCATCATACTTTAGGTTGTGATTACCTTCTTTCTTCTACACCAACAGCGATAGCCTCTACGGGGCTAGAGATGTTAAGAAATCGCAGAAATGCTGTTGCTAAACCTGTCGCGGGTTGTGAGCAAGTATGGGGATATACCTCAGACTATTGGTGGTTAACGGCATTACCTCAACAAATTAATAAGTTTCGCCGAAGTAAACCTACAATACGACTCTCTTTATTATTAGCCGATGAAAATAAAGATCCCGTATTTAAACAGTTCGATTCAGAGAGTGGTTGGGTCGCAGTGGATAAATTATGTCGCATACGACGTTATAATTTATCAGAATCTGAAATAGAAAGGCTATGGTTAGTCAGAGATTATATTGATTTATTAAAGGAATATCAGAAACCTTATGAGGAGATGATAAAAACATCTCAAATATTAGGTGAAATCAGTTATACCCAATGGAATGAAGAGATTAGCGCAGAATATCATTATAACGATCAAATGGGACTTTGCCGTTTAACGTATAAATTTAATAAGGATACAAAATGA
- the cas1f gene encoding type I-F CRISPR-associated endonuclease Cas1f translates to MDDFSSSDLKTILHSKRANIFYLEYCRVMQKDGRVLYLTEAKKENLYFNIPIANTTVILLGNGTSITQAAIRMLSQAGVLVGFSGGGGTPLYMGTEIEWLTPQGEYRPTEYLQGWLSFWFDEKKRLAVAKKFQNLRMSYLTSVWEDNRILKNEGFIYHSNELKNAFENFHSRTELAENTTQLLLTEAQLTKTLYKYAANKVGSSQFTRKHQSEDKANSFLNHGNYLAYGLAASCLWVLGIPHGFAVMHGKTRRGALVFDVADLIKDAIILPWAFICAKEEATEQEFRQQILQLFIEHKALDFMFDAVKDIALQSVTKPAMMEQTL, encoded by the coding sequence ATGGACGATTTTTCATCATCAGACTTAAAAACAATTTTGCATTCTAAGCGGGCGAATATTTTCTATTTAGAATATTGTCGAGTGATGCAAAAAGATGGGCGAGTGCTCTATTTAACTGAAGCCAAAAAAGAAAATCTCTATTTCAATATTCCTATTGCTAATACTACGGTTATTCTACTTGGAAATGGCACATCAATAACTCAAGCCGCTATACGTATGTTATCGCAAGCTGGCGTGTTAGTTGGTTTTTCTGGTGGTGGCGGTACTCCTTTATATATGGGAACCGAAATAGAATGGTTAACACCACAAGGAGAATATAGACCTACTGAGTATCTTCAAGGATGGCTTAGTTTTTGGTTCGATGAAAAAAAACGTTTAGCTGTTGCAAAGAAATTTCAAAATTTAAGAATGAGTTATTTAACGTCGGTATGGGAAGATAATCGGATCTTAAAAAATGAAGGTTTTATTTATCATAGCAATGAGCTAAAAAATGCCTTTGAAAATTTCCATTCGCGCACTGAACTTGCTGAAAATACCACGCAATTACTCCTTACCGAAGCTCAGTTAACTAAGACATTATATAAATATGCAGCAAATAAAGTCGGTTCAAGCCAATTTACTCGGAAACATCAATCAGAAGATAAAGCGAATAGCTTTCTTAATCATGGTAACTACTTAGCTTATGGTTTAGCGGCAAGTTGTTTATGGGTATTAGGCATTCCACACGGTTTTGCTGTTATGCATGGAAAAACAAGACGTGGCGCTTTAGTATTTGATGTTGCAGATTTAATTAAGGATGCAATTATCCTTCCTTGGGCTTTTATTTGCGCTAAAGAAGAGGCTACTGAACAAGAGTTTCGCCAACAAATTCTCCAACTTTTTATTGAACATAAAGCATTAGATTTTATGTTTGATGCTGTTAAAGATATAGCACTGCAATCTGTAACCAAACCCGCGATGATGGAACAAACATTATGA
- a CDS encoding VanW family protein: MRRTLSSYHPILYTLRVAQRRLFRSLSWQFSGRKYSKNIQPEQRLSYRHIKHTSKLISRRGESDIQLQYNKITNLKLVEKALDGIVIKPGEYFSFCYLVGKPSYKRGFIDGMQLSYGEARKGVGGGICQASNLIHWLALHSELKIIEKANHSFDPFPDEGRVLPFGSGAAIFYNYVDLILYNPTCYDYQIRLHVAEHQLEGELLCNKAREYRYHIYEKSSSFIKKGEHVYRCNEIWRDVYTKNNVGAFPQLITSELLYENSVIVKYDISDEQLS, translated from the coding sequence ATGCGTAGAACACTCTCGTCTTATCACCCTATTCTTTATACTTTGAGAGTGGCGCAGCGTCGTTTATTTCGTTCTCTTAGCTGGCAATTTTCAGGTCGAAAATACAGCAAGAATATTCAACCAGAGCAAAGACTTTCTTACCGTCACATAAAACACACATCTAAATTAATTAGTCGCCGTGGCGAAAGTGATATTCAATTGCAATACAATAAAATAACAAATCTTAAATTAGTTGAAAAAGCGTTAGATGGCATCGTGATAAAACCTGGAGAGTATTTCTCTTTTTGTTATTTAGTCGGTAAGCCTAGCTATAAAAGAGGTTTTATTGATGGTATGCAGCTCTCCTATGGTGAAGCAAGAAAAGGTGTAGGCGGTGGTATTTGTCAGGCCAGTAATTTAATACATTGGCTAGCACTGCACTCTGAATTAAAAATAATTGAAAAGGCAAACCACAGTTTTGATCCTTTTCCTGATGAAGGACGCGTTCTTCCATTTGGCTCAGGTGCTGCTATTTTTTATAACTATGTGGATTTAATCTTATATAATCCAACATGTTATGATTACCAAATTAGATTGCATGTCGCTGAACATCAGTTAGAAGGCGAACTTCTTTGTAATAAGGCAAGAGAATATCGTTATCATATTTATGAGAAATCTTCTTCTTTTATCAAAAAAGGGGAGCATGTATATCGTTGTAATGAAATTTGGCGAGATGTTTACACAAAAAATAATGTGGGCGCTTTTCCTCAATTAATTACATCAGAATTGCTTTACGAAAATAGTGTCATTGTGAAATATGATATTTCTGATGAACAACTAAGTTAA